The following proteins are encoded in a genomic region of Xenopus laevis strain J_2021 chromosome 3L, Xenopus_laevis_v10.1, whole genome shotgun sequence:
- the LOC398162 gene encoding cyclin B5 yields MATWAAMRTGQMDNAVVGGVVAAKVKVHGHRPPLEEISNRTAILGRKPAAMNCKVPVKVVRQVTSRANLPLRVKQAFGPKSEEPPPIPMDVADNEEVLCQAFSEALNSVEDIDAEDSSNPQLCADYVKDIYSYLRQLEVQQAVRPRHLQGMEINDRMRAILVDWLIQVHLKFQLLQETLYMAIAIMDRFLQGQPISRSKLQLVGVTSLFIASKYEEMYYPEISDFVYITDNTYSKAQIREMEMMILKEINFDLGRPLPLNFLRRASKCCSADAGQHTLAKYFMELTLLDYDMVHFHPSAIAAAALCLTQKVLNMGTWDAALQFYTGYSQDDLSLPMKHMAKNIVQVNQNLSKFLSVKNKYSSSKLLKISTIPQLNSRVLTGLAAAVTPGS; encoded by the exons ATGGCTACTTGGGCTGCTATG CGTACAGGACAGATGGACAATGCAGTCGTGGGTGGAGTGGTGGCAGCCAAAGTGAAAGTACATGGACATAGACCCCCACTAGAAGAAATCAGTAACAGGACTGCAATTCTAGGACGCAAACCTGCAGCGATg aACTGCAAGGTGCCTGTCAAAGTGGTCAGACAAGTAACCTCCAGAGCAAATCTGCCTTTAAGAGTTAAACAGGCATTTGGCCCCAAATCTGAG GAACCTCCTCCCATACCTATGGATGTAGCTGATAACGAGGAGGTGTTGTGTCAAGCTTTCTCTGAAGCTTTGAACAGTGTTGAGGATATTGATGCAGAGGATTCTTCAAACCCTCAGTTATGCGCGGATTATGTGAAGGACATCTATTCCTATTTAAGGCAGTTAGAG GTTCAACAGGCTGTACGCCCAAGACACCTACAGGGAATGGAGATCAATGATCGGATGAGAGCCATTCTAGTCGACTGGTTAATACAAGTCCACTTAAAATTTCAACTACTTCAAGAGACATTATATATGGCAATAGCAATTATGGACCGTTTTCTACAG ggtcaGCCTATCTCCCGAAGCAAGCTACAGTTGGTTGGTGTCACCTCGCTCTTCATAGCTTCAAAGTATGAAGAAATGTATTATCCAGAGATTTCTGACTTTGTTTACATCACTGACAACACCTACTCCAAAGCTCAAATTAGAGAAATGGAAATGATGATTCTCAAGGAGATTAACTTTGATCTAGGAAGACCGCTGCCCCTTAATTTCCTTAGAAGAGCTTCAAAATGTTGCAGT GCTGATGCAGGACAGCACACACTTGCCAAGTACTTCATGGAGTTGACTCTACTTGACTATGACATGGTTCACTTCCATCCTTCAGcaattgctgctgctgctttgtgCCTGACTCAAAAGGTTCTTAATATGGGCACATGG GATGCTGCTCTACAGTTTTACACAGGCTATTCACAAGATGATCTTAGCCTGCCTATGAAGCACATGGCCAAGAACATCGTTCAGGTCAACCAAAACCTGTCAAAATTTTTA tctgtgAAGAATAAATATTCTAGTAGTAAATTACTGAAGATCAGCACAATCCCTCAACTGAACTCGCGTGTTTTAACTGGTCTTGCTGCTGCTGTAACGCCAGGCTCATAG